In a genomic window of Streptomyces sp. NBC_01591:
- a CDS encoding NmrA family NAD(P)-binding protein, with translation MFYWSPRPEYARATGLTPHLNEEALPIEPPEEQSTGFIKAAASRGVQRFVMLSAWGPESVAETSLRESGMQWTSVSPSWFNQNVSDDYEQKFREDIRAGEMVTSYGASTFAFIDADDIADVVVAALLEDGHHGQSYRLTGPRSLSFAQAAQEIAQALGRPISYTELTPEQYAQRLISVGLPSELAAGISDMGPEEWREEPTGDVQRALGRAPKDFADYARETAATGAWNA, from the coding sequence TTGTTCTATTGGTCCCCAAGGCCGGAGTACGCACGGGCGACCGGGCTGACGCCGCACCTGAACGAGGAGGCGCTGCCGATCGAGCCCCCGGAGGAGCAGAGCACGGGCTTCATCAAGGCCGCGGCCTCTCGCGGTGTACAGCGTTTCGTGATGCTCAGCGCGTGGGGTCCGGAGTCCGTGGCGGAGACCTCGCTGCGCGAGTCGGGGATGCAGTGGACCAGCGTCAGCCCGAGCTGGTTCAACCAGAACGTCAGCGACGACTACGAGCAGAAGTTCCGCGAGGACATCCGGGCCGGTGAGATGGTCACCTCCTACGGCGCCTCGACCTTCGCGTTCATCGACGCCGACGACATCGCCGACGTGGTGGTCGCTGCGCTTCTGGAGGACGGCCACCACGGGCAGTCGTACCGGCTGACCGGACCGCGCTCGCTGAGCTTCGCCCAGGCCGCCCAGGAGATCGCGCAGGCACTCGGCCGCCCGATCAGCTACACCGAGCTCACGCCCGAGCAGTACGCCCAGCGGCTCATCTCGGTGGGCCTGCCCTCCGAACTCGCCGCCGGCATCAGCGACATGGGCCCGGAGGAGTGGCGCGAGGAGCCCACCGGCGACGTGCAGCGCGCGCTCGGTCGGGCACCGAAGGATTTCGCGGACTACGCCCGCGAGACGGCAGCCACCGGCGCGTGGAACGCCTGA
- a CDS encoding helix-turn-helix transcriptional regulator: protein MANTSSRTLRLLSLLQTHRHWPGGELADRLGVSARTLRRDVDRLRELGYPVEASRGVDGGYQLTAGAALPPLVLDDEEAVALAIGLRAAAQGAVTGIEESSIRAFTKVVQVMPARLRRRVDALRVVTVPSVEGGGETVEAGVLTAVAQACRDEERLRFSYTARGGERSARHVEPHGLVSLGYRWYLVAYDLTRQDWRSFRLDRLDDPRGTGERFRPRELPADDASAFVRAGSGGVPVPHTVEALVHAPAAAVRARVGPWATVEEVDEQRCRVRMTSQTLNWPTQALGNVGAEFEVLGPPEFVDFVREWAARFTRATRATRS, encoded by the coding sequence ATGGCGAACACAAGCTCACGGACTCTGCGGCTGCTGTCCCTGCTCCAGACCCACCGGCACTGGCCGGGCGGCGAGCTGGCCGACAGGCTCGGGGTTTCTGCGCGTACCCTGCGGCGCGACGTCGACCGGCTGCGTGAGTTGGGCTACCCGGTCGAGGCCAGTCGCGGCGTCGATGGCGGCTACCAGCTCACGGCAGGCGCCGCCCTGCCGCCGTTGGTGCTCGACGACGAGGAGGCGGTCGCGCTCGCCATTGGGTTGCGTGCGGCCGCCCAGGGCGCGGTTACCGGAATCGAGGAGTCCTCGATCCGCGCGTTCACCAAGGTCGTGCAGGTCATGCCGGCGCGACTGCGCCGACGGGTCGACGCCCTGCGGGTGGTGACCGTGCCCTCGGTCGAGGGCGGTGGGGAGACCGTCGAGGCCGGTGTGCTGACCGCCGTCGCGCAGGCATGTCGCGACGAGGAACGACTTCGCTTCTCCTACACCGCCCGCGGTGGCGAGCGCAGCGCCCGCCATGTCGAGCCCCACGGGCTGGTCTCGCTCGGGTACCGCTGGTACCTGGTCGCCTACGACCTGACCCGGCAGGACTGGCGCAGCTTCCGCCTCGACCGCCTCGACGATCCGCGCGGGACCGGAGAGCGGTTTCGCCCGCGCGAGCTACCTGCCGACGACGCCTCGGCCTTCGTCCGTGCGGGGAGCGGCGGCGTCCCCGTTCCGCACACCGTCGAAGCGCTTGTGCACGCCCCCGCAGCGGCTGTTCGCGCGCGCGTTGGCCCGTGGGCGACGGTCGAGGAGGTCGACGAGCAGCGCTGCCGGGTAAGGATGACCTCGCAGACCCTAAACTGGCCGACTCAGGCACTGGGCAATGTGGGTGCGGAGTTCGAGGTGCTCGGCCCTCCCGAGTTCGTCGACTTCGTCCGGGAGTGGGCTGCCCGCTTCACCCGTGCCACCCGTGCCACCCGCTCGTGA
- a CDS encoding NADP-dependent oxidoreductase: MTDSTMSTTPDTMWEVRLANHLKGDLGTDTFDLVQVPTPEPATGEVLVRTDYLGLSVAYLEMLRADSRLPIPPWEVGQRIGGGAVGTVVRSISADLAVGDQVRTVAGWCEYSAGSADQYPKLDPDLFPSPVHYLSQGPTAYYGMSEIAKAGAGDVVSGAAGGVGSLAGQIAKCRGAAKVIGSAGSQAKIDYLVDELGFDAAFDYHDGPVLDHLRELAPEGITVFFDNVGGEQFDAAVEAAAPGARFALCGALATQIGDHEDRFPEPDLTAAAAKGIEVLPFSTYHTPEQIAAWTEHFSTWLSEDRFVFPHTIVEGGLSAAPQALVSLLKGNYKGNVSVRVAG; the protein is encoded by the coding sequence ATGACCGACAGCACGATGTCGACCACCCCCGACACGATGTGGGAAGTGCGGCTGGCCAATCACCTGAAGGGAGACCTCGGGACCGACACCTTCGACCTCGTACAGGTGCCTACGCCCGAGCCGGCCACGGGAGAGGTACTGGTCCGCACGGACTACCTGGGTCTGTCGGTGGCGTACCTGGAGATGCTGCGGGCTGACTCCCGTCTGCCGATCCCGCCGTGGGAGGTCGGCCAGCGCATCGGCGGCGGCGCGGTGGGCACGGTCGTGCGGTCCATCAGTGCGGACCTGGCCGTCGGCGACCAGGTCCGCACCGTGGCCGGCTGGTGCGAGTACTCGGCCGGGTCTGCCGACCAGTACCCCAAGCTGGACCCCGACCTGTTCCCAAGCCCGGTGCACTACCTCAGCCAGGGGCCCACCGCCTACTACGGGATGTCCGAGATCGCCAAGGCCGGTGCCGGCGATGTCGTCTCCGGCGCGGCGGGCGGCGTCGGGTCGCTGGCCGGACAGATCGCCAAGTGCCGGGGCGCCGCGAAGGTGATCGGCAGCGCGGGTAGCCAGGCGAAGATCGACTACCTGGTTGACGAGCTCGGCTTCGACGCGGCGTTCGACTACCACGACGGCCCCGTCCTCGATCATCTGCGGGAACTGGCGCCCGAGGGCATCACCGTGTTCTTCGACAACGTCGGCGGAGAGCAGTTCGACGCGGCCGTCGAGGCGGCGGCGCCGGGGGCCCGCTTCGCGCTGTGCGGCGCGCTGGCCACCCAGATCGGCGACCACGAGGACCGGTTCCCCGAGCCGGACCTTACCGCGGCGGCCGCCAAGGGGATCGAGGTCCTGCCGTTCTCCACCTATCACACCCCGGAGCAGATCGCGGCGTGGACCGAGCACTTCAGCACCTGGTTGAGCGAGGACCGCTTCGTGTTCCCCCACACGATCGTGGAAGGCGGCCTCTCGGCAGCTCCCCAGGCGCTCGTCTCCCTGCTGAAGGGCAACTACAAGGGCAACGTCTCCGTCAGGGTCGCCGGCTGA
- a CDS encoding winged helix DNA-binding domain-containing protein: MTDAPVLSTRTLNRTLLQRQFLAARTSRPVLDVVEHLVALQGQEPNWPYVGLWTRLADFRHDDLTALLRDGRVVRSAALRSTQHLTSSNDFRWLRPVVQPVLDRTARAQYFAAQTAGLNIAELTDAGRELMAGHTLPRRKLALSLAERFPGRDGRVLAGAVELRVPMVHAPATGAWGAWGNRPNIAITLAEHWIGRPMAAPRVETMIRRYLAAFGPAGVMDIQTWSGLTRLRETLDGLRSQLRVFHDERGNELFDLPDAPLADPDLPVPVRFLPAFDNLLLGHTDRARVISEADRKLVMPGQAMVRPTFLVDGFVHGTWSVKGSVLLISPFRPLSQAGTQAVLDEAERLLAFVAPDAAKRRVTFT, from the coding sequence ATGACCGACGCCCCCGTGCTGTCCACCCGCACCCTGAACCGGACACTGCTCCAGCGACAGTTCCTGGCAGCCCGAACCTCCCGCCCGGTACTCGACGTCGTCGAACACCTGGTCGCTTTGCAGGGGCAGGAGCCCAACTGGCCTTACGTGGGGCTGTGGACCCGGCTGGCCGACTTCCGACATGACGACCTGACGGCACTGCTCCGCGACGGGCGCGTGGTGCGCTCCGCAGCCCTACGCAGCACCCAGCACCTGACCAGCAGCAACGACTTCCGCTGGCTGCGGCCCGTCGTCCAGCCCGTCCTGGACCGCACCGCCCGGGCACAGTACTTCGCTGCGCAGACCGCCGGGTTGAACATCGCCGAGCTCACCGACGCCGGTCGGGAGCTGATGGCTGGCCACACCCTGCCTCGGCGGAAGCTCGCCCTGTCGCTCGCCGAGCGCTTCCCGGGCCGCGACGGCCGCGTGCTTGCGGGGGCGGTGGAGCTGCGGGTACCGATGGTGCACGCCCCGGCCACCGGCGCCTGGGGCGCCTGGGGCAACCGCCCCAACATCGCCATCACCCTCGCGGAGCACTGGATCGGCCGACCGATGGCAGCGCCACGAGTCGAGACGATGATCCGCCGCTACCTGGCGGCGTTCGGCCCGGCCGGCGTCATGGACATCCAGACATGGTCGGGGCTGACCCGCCTGCGTGAGACTCTCGACGGGCTGCGGTCACAGCTGCGCGTCTTCCACGACGAGCGGGGCAATGAGCTCTTCGACCTGCCCGACGCGCCGCTCGCCGACCCGGACCTGCCCGTCCCCGTGCGATTTCTGCCCGCCTTCGACAACCTCCTCCTCGGGCACACGGACCGCGCGCGAGTGATCAGCGAGGCAGACCGCAAGCTGGTGATGCCGGGTCAGGCCATGGTGCGGCCCACCTTCCTCGTTGACGGCTTCGTCCACGGCACATGGTCGGTGAAGGGCTCCGTACTGCTCATCTCCCCCTTCCGGCCGCTGTCGCAAGCGGGCACACAGGCAGTACTGGACGAGGCCGAGCGACTTCTCGCCTTCGTCGCACCTGATGCGGCCAAGCGGAGGGTCACGTTTACCTGA